The Monodelphis domestica isolate mMonDom1 chromosome 5, mMonDom1.pri, whole genome shotgun sequence DNA segment ACGAGTTCTGACTTTGCCACTAGTTAATGTCTTTACAAGTCACTAGTTGTCTGAGCTTTCATATACTTGTTGTTTTTAAAGTTGAGAGTTACATTCTGTGATTTATGATCAGGGTGATAAAAAATGGATTAACAAGCATTTTCTCAACCATAGCTTATGGCTCACATAAGCAGTGTTTGATATGACAAAGGTTCGTGAGAACTTAAGtcagattctttccattttggtGATGTTGTCAAAGACAAGTTCTGTGTAGCTGCTCTTTCTGGTTTTGTTAGGCGTTATGTTTTAGAGCAGCATCCTTCACTGATGAGTAGCTTTCTGACTTTCGTTCTTCTGATTTTGCTGAAGCCAGATGCCActtctgagaaggaaaaacaaggaTCATTTAGTGTTTAAGGTTATACATCCTTTTAAAATTAGGGTATCGATCCTTGGAATTTAAGAATTGCATCTAAAACACTTGGGCGTTCATCTCTCCACAGGTCTATTTGGTGGTGCTGGTGTGGGTAAGACTGTGTTGATTATGGAGCTGATCAACAATGTTGCCAAGGCCCACGGTGGTTATTCTGTGTTTGCTGGTGTTGGTGAACGGACCCGAGAGGGCAATGACTTGTACCATGAGATGATTGAGTCTGGTGTCATCAATCTGAAGGATGCCACTTCCAAGGTGATCCAAAcgaggcccccccccccctttttttttttaaacccttaccttccgtcttggagtcaatactgtgtattggctccaaggcagaagaatggtaaaggctaggcaatgggggtcaagtgacttgcccagggtcacacagctgggaagtgtctgaggccagatttgagcctaggacctctcatctctaggcctggttctcaatccactgagccacccagctgcccccaaacattggaattattattattattttttaaacccttaccttccatcttggagtcaatactgtgtattggctccaaggcagaagagtggtaagggctaagcaatgagggtcaagtgacttgcccagggtcacacagctaggaagtggctgaggcccaatttgaacctaggacctcccgtctctagggctgactcttaatccactgagctacccagctgcccccgaggcccctttttttccttcacattttatagAACTTATCTGTCTTCTATAGTTTGGAAGTTGCGGATGatccattttaaaacatttttcttagaGGGATTTGGTTTGgatcatataaaaaataatagtagCTCAACCTCCTAACTAACACTCAGGAGCCTATGCCACATAGACTTTTCTTGACTTGGTCTTGGGCCAGAGAGTCTTAGGTTTGTATATTGGCAGTTTTTGGTGTTTTCATGAGTTGTATGTCCATCACAGGTAGCGTTGGTGTATGGCCAGATGAATGAACCACCTGGTGCTCGGGCCCGGGTAGCCTTGACTGGCCTCACTGTGGCTGAATACTTCAGAGACCAAGAAGGTCAAGATGTACTGCTTTTCATTGACAATATCTTCCGATTCACTCAGGCTGGATCAGAGGTAAGAAAGGAGATGGGAGATTTAGGGTGGGGGAGCGGTtagaggagaaaattaaatggAGCTACAGCCGTTTTGAGCCTtggttttcttcccttctctccttccaggTGTCTGCTTTACTAGGCAGAATCCCTTCTGCTGTGGGCTACCAGCCCACCTTGGCCACTGATATGGGTACCATGCAGGAAAGAATTACCACAACCAAGAAGGGCTCTATCACCTCTGTGCAAGTAAGAGAATTTTAAAGTCTATTCTATATGCTATTTCTCCACCTCCCCAGCCCTCCATAAAAACATGAAGACTGGAAATGACTTTAGgtctgcttttttttaaagctctgtaAACATTTTAATTACACTTTGGAGTGATTTATAGCTTGAAGGAATCTTAAAGGATCTAATCCAGTCTTCACCTCATAAATGAGAAATAGGCCCAGAGAGCTGCTGAGTGTCTTAACCTGAATTAATCTTGGCTATTAGAGCTAGGATTTAACATCAGAACTAGTGTTCCTTCATAGTACTGTGCTGCCTACAAAGTTTTGGACTCCTGTAAATCTGGGACTATTCCTAGGTTCTTATAGCCTTAATGCACAAGAAGAGGGTACGTACTCTACCTAAGCTGGGCCACGAATTCTGTGCTGCATAAAagtgaggaggagagagagtCAAGGGTAGCCATTGATTCTTTCTCAGATAAGTAGTAGGAAGGGCACTTGATGGCCTCCTGAAGACCTAAATTCTAGGCTTGACTCTACCATAATCTGCTGTGTGCCTTTTGGACATTTCTGCTGTAGCACATGAAGGAAGTGAAGTAGATCTCCATCAGCTTCTCTCTTTGGTGAAATATTAGAAGAATTTGAATTATTCTGGGTTTGAAAAAGGTATCCCACTTACTAACAGTGTGAATTAATCCAAATTAGGCCATCTACGTGCCTGCTGATGACTTGACTGACCCTGCTCCTGCCACCACCTTTGCCCACTTGGATGCTACTACGGTGCTGTCCCGGGCTATTGCAGAGCTGGGCATTTACCCTGCAGTGGATCCTCTAGATTCCACTTCCCGAATCATGGATCCCAACATTGTTGGTAACGAGCACTATGATGTTGCCCGAGGCGTGCAGAAGATCCTTCAGGTGAGCACTCTTGGAAAGGGATGTAGAGTAGAGACTTGGAGTGAGTAGAAAGAGATCAGTGTCAAACCACTAATGTTGGGAAAGGAATAAAATCTCAATGCTGTGCAAGCTGTGCTGTAGTACTGTAAAGTGCTGGAGCCTGGAAGGGCCTTTCTAAATAAAAGCCCTTCTACTAGAGCAAGCTCCAATGGACATTTTTCTCCTAGGACTACAAGTCCCTCCAGGATATCATCGCTATCCTCGGTATGGATGAGTTGTCTGAGGAAGACAAGTTGACAGTGTCTCGTGCCCGGAAAATCCAGCGTTTCTTGTCACAGCCCTTCCAGGTTGCTGAGGTATTCACAGGACATATGGGGAAGCTGGTCCCCCTGAAAGAAACCATTAAGGGATTCCAACAGATCTTGGCAGGTAAGAAAACTGGAGTGAATGATCTTTATGTATGGAGGCATCTCCCAGAGACGCCTGGCCTTTTCCAATGAAGGCAGCCACCATTTTCCTCTTGAGCTCTGTGACTTATTTTCCAAGCGACTCCCTGGACTTAGTTGCAATTCACTCCTCTTTTGGGCATATCTCTGAGCCTCTCTGGTGGCCTCCATTCTAAATGATCTGACTCCCAGGCTCTCTTTCAAGGGACACTCCTTAAGAACACCCCAAACTTCCAGAGTGCAGCTCAGCTCAGGGCAGAACGCTTCAGTGACTATTATCAGGGTTACTTCTAATTCCattctttgtttattctttatACTATTTGCCTTCCTTTCCCCCTGCCCTGTGTTTCTGTGTCCAGAGTTTCCTTCCACAGATTAAAAGACCCTCTTTTGTTTATGTTGTGCTGGACATGGTCGATGGTGGGTGGCCCCTTACCTTGCCTATGCAGTCTCCTCAGCTGATGTCCTGGGACCTGGGTGTCCTTGGGTCCGAGTGGGCTGTGGTTGCCctgttctccctcccccttcccgaGTTGAGAGCTGGCCACAGTTCCTTCCATTTAGTGGGTGCTTTAACAGCAGAGCTTTCTTCACTCCCGCAGGCCAGTACGACCATCTCCCAGAGCAGGCCTTCTATATGGTCGGACCCATTGAAGAAGCCGTGACAAAAGCTGAGAAACTGGCCGAAGAGCACTCGTGAGGTGCCCCTGCACCCACCACCGTATCCTCGCCTACCCCTTCCTCTGATTCCACTTGGCTCAGCAGAACTCCACAAGAACTTTATTGGGAAAGCTGTGTCCCTTCGGAGAATATTTAAATTTGGAATAAAATTGACTGGTCGCcgctgtgtctgtgtgtgtgtgtgcgcgcgcgcctGCGCAGAGTGGATATTGTGGGTTAGAATCCAGCGCTAATCCTTCTGGGTTCTTTCATGCCTGCCCTCAGCTGGTGTTTGACTCCTGCCGTGCCTAGGGAGAGTCCAGGTTGCCTGTGGGATCTGAAAGGGTTAAATGAGGCCGCGGTCACAAAGGAGGTTAGGGGCCCCGGGGGATGCTccatttcccattatttcccttcagaAAGCTGCTCCACTTCCCATTCTAGCCTTGCAGCATCTTGGCACCCGGGACACCAAGTTTGAGTCCTTCCGCGCCGAGTTAATTCTTCTAACTTGGTACCATTTAAGGAGCCTCAGTTGCTTCACCTTTAAAAGGGGCCCCTGGCCAGGATTTCCCAGGGAACGCTAAAGCCCTTTGTATACAAAGCGCCACCAAGACAGCATGTTGGGAGTGCGGTTCCCGGAAGAAGCCTCTAGGTGGGACTAGTGGTCAGGCCCTGGGTGTTGGGGAGGGAGCGCCACCCCGCGCTCCTCCGCCCCTCCATGGACATTGGCACAGGCCCGGCAAGGGTGACCCGAAGCGCCCCAGTTATATCACCCCGCCTGCAGTCCTAGCGTCGGCTGAGGACGGATAGAACGACCGAAGGAGGCCTCACCGCAGCTGCTCGGGCTGCTGGCTCCGCCGCGGCTCACCATTTTGAAATCTTGGAAGAGCCATTTGCTGGGCTCGGCTAATGATTGTTTACAGACCAGATGGGGCTCTTATCCCGAGGCGGAGCCGGGTGAGTGCAGGCTCCGCCCCCCGAGCCGGATGACCGGGCCGCTCCGAGCTCCCTTCCAGTCAGTCCGCGGGGACCCGAGATGGGATGGGGAGGGCCCTTGCCTAGGGTCCGTTGGCGTCCCCAGTCCAAGTAGCTGTTGGCCAGAAGGTGGCGTCCCAGAGCCGCGCACGTCAGCCTGCTCCCAGAAAGGGAAGCTGGGGAGTCCGCGGGAGGTGCTTGTTTCCTAAGCTGGCTCCTCCGCCGAGGCAGGGCAGCTTTCTAAGGGCTGGCCCTGTTACAAGCGGCCCACAAGCAGAGCCGACCCCTGGAAATCCGGCCGGCGTGCCCTCCCCCTCCCCGTGCCCTCTGGAGGCTCGCCAGAACTCCGCTAACCCCGTTCTGGCTTCCTCGTTCCGCCCGCAGTCAGTCTTGCCCTCCATCTGTCACCGAGGACATCGCCCTCTGCGAGTTCCTGGGAATTCGCGTCTTTGAAGGCGGGCTGTGGCTCTTTGAATGGCTCGCTTGTCGGCTTCTCTGGCCAGGCTGGTGGGAGGGCGGGGAGACCCAGTCGTGGGGAGCTCTGCGGGCCCGGGTGGCCCGGCCGTCCGAAGGGAAGGAGTGTGCAGAATGGGCCTTCGGGGCTCCGGAACGGACTCCTTTGGCTGACTCAGCAGGGGTGGGGCCCGGCCTTTGCTCCCTTTGGGACCCCGATGGTTGGCCCTGTTCGATGTGCCTGCCCGCTCTAGGACAAGCAGAGGCCGCTCCCTGGAGCCTCCGAGTTCTAGAAAGGGCCGCCGAGTGCGCGTCCTGGAGCGTGTTCTCCCCCCGCGCCTCGCGCCTCCCCAAAGCGCACTCGGGATCTGGAGCCTTCCAGATCACGGCTTCTTTGGCCAGCAGGCTTGAGGCTGCATTTCTCCGTGGGGCCCTGGGCTGTCCCCCAATTCTGGCAGGACGCGGGGCTATCGTGTGACGGACAGCTGGCCACCCGCCCCCGAAGGAGCGCTGCGGCTGGGAGGACGATAGGGTTTCGACCTTTGGGGTTTCCTGATTAATTCCAGCACAGCCGGAAGGGAGGGGCGGGGCAGGATgggggaacccccccccccaaatgttgATGGTTCCCTGGAAAACCTCGTTTAGACTTTCCCGGTGTTCCCATGTTCCCGGGACCCTGGCTTTCCCGGGTTCCATAAGGCACACCTTTCCCCTCCTCATCCAGTCCCGGGCTGCGCCACACAGACTTGGGGGACAGAGGAGGGGAGGGCGGGTGCCCTCATTTCTcagtccctcccctcccccctccttttcccAAGCTGGCAGCCATCCCAACTCCGTCTTCATTCCCCGCTCTTCCTGGGTTCCTCCATCTTCCGAGTCCTCCCCCACGCTGGGCACTTAACCCGActgccccctccccactccagccCCCGCCATGCGGCTCCTGCCCCTTTAAGCGCCACCCCCCCCATTCCCTGttccctctctgcctctgccgccgccgccgccgccgccgccggcccaaggcagaagaggaggaggaggaggaggcggaggcGCTGCTGTCGCCACCGCCGCCGTAGCTCCTCCTGCCGTCGCCGCCGCCTAGCTTGGCTCAGCCACCTGCTCCCGCCCCTCCAGGTGAGCCCCCAGACCCCGACCCACCGCAAGCCCTGGACCCCAAAGGTCGAGGCTTCCCGTGCGGGATCCGAGCATTCCCCGCTCCGGGATCCAGAATCTCCTCTGCGGCCCCGTGAGGTCCACCCCCCCCTCCCCGTCACTCCACCGTCTTTTCCCCGAGCGGAGTCTGGGAATCTTCCTTCCCTGGCTACCCCTACGCACGAACACGAACCGCAGACGCGCGCACACGCACGCTGTACCCGCTGGCACCCCCGGATCTCCCTGGGGTAGggattctcctcccttccccctctatcTTTAACCGCGACCGGCTCTCACTCCCCAGCCCTTTCCCACCCCCACTCCTCCATGTGCCGACGATAACTCGCACCCCCAAACTCCTTACTCTGCGCCagcccccttcttcctccccatcgCTCCTCCAGACCTTCCTGGGACTTACCTTCTCAGGTTCTACCCAGCCTCGTTCCCCCCTCCCAGCCCTCCTGTTCCTTTGGGAATGGGAGGTTCTGAACTCAGCACCTGTCGGGGATTGGAAGTCGGGGAGGGGAGGGCCCCGCGTTTGTCCAGGGAAGGGCTTCTGCTTTTTCCTGTGGGGATTTACCCTGGGAAAGGCCTGAGCCGTAGCCCGACTGCCCTCAGGTGCCCTGGATTTTAGGGACCCTCGGGAGGAGCTGGAAAGCCGATATTCTCTGCTCGAGGGCGTTTGGGTGCGGGGGGAGGGGCGGCGCCCGGCCCGCATAACTTTTAGGGGCTGGAGGTCTGAGGGagaccccctccccccagccttcCGTTCCATCCCCGGCAAGGCGGGGGCactagaggaaagggaaggatcgCTGGAGGTGCTGGTGAGTGCAGTCCCCGAACCGAACCCAAACCTAGCCAGGAGGGGAGGGGGCGCTCTTCCCCCGGGGCCGGCAGGCACTCCAGGCGGAGTTGGACGATCCTCTTCGTACTAgggagggaggaggtggggggagggtctGACCGCGGTTGGAGAGCCTCCCCCCGCCCCGCAAATTCAGCGGCTCCCGAGCTGGGGCCTCTccgagggtgggggtgggggtgctgGAAGCAGGCTTCAGCCTGCTTTTCTGAGTCATGAGCTCCCAGGGCAGCCGGAGCCGAGCCGAGCCTGGCGGGGTCGGGGTGGGGGCGGGGGCTGGACGCCGGAGGAACCTCTCCTGCAGTGAGGGTGGACAAAGGGGCAGGCTGAGTGGGTTCGGCCACGAGGGAAGCGGTGCTCTCCCGGGCGCAGCCATCTGCCTCCGAACTGGAGCCGCTTCACAATGGCAGCTGACCCCGGAGTTGGCTGATGCAGTAATAACATGGTGGCGGGCTGGGAGGCCAGAGCAGGTGCTAATcttaccccctcccccccacccgtTCTTCCCAGCCCGCGGCCTAGGCTCGGGGCAGGGAGTGGCTCGTGCTCTGCCCGGGCCTCCCCGATGTTTCTGGCCCGCAGCCCAGGAGGGCAGTCCATGAGGGGTGTCTCTTCCAAGGTGGGGGCGGGAGGCCACCCTGCTGTCCCGGTGAGCCGGGTGGGAAGGAAACACCAGCTGCGGGCCGGTGGCCGGGGTACGGCCCCGCCACGTCTCCGCCTGACTCCCCGACAGTGGAAAGGGCCAAGACCCCCGCCAGAATCCCTGCTGGTTCCGCGTCCCGTCTCAGCCCTGCAGCAGGGAAGCTCCCTGGGACCGCTCGCGGTCCCTTTTCTGGTCTAACCCGAGAACCCACATCCTTCCCAGGAGCGTGCTGGGAGGAACACCAGGGGGTCGGGCTGGAGACAAAGCCGGGCCCGGGCGGGGGCGCCGCTTTTACGGGGCTCCAGCTTGGTCTCCGGCACAACCGGCTCCCCCGGCGTTCGGGTaggtgtgtgtgtgcgtgcgtgggtgggtggggtggggagaggggtgtGGCCATGCCCGGCCGGTCGTCGGAAACCTCCGCCCAGGGCTCCCGGGGCCTGCCGGGAgttctgccccctccccctccgcaGCTGGGCACCCAGCTGAGTGGGACCCTTGGGTCTGGTCTGGGGTGGGAGGGATTTGAAGGGCAAACTCTCTAGCCCCGGCTGGTGTGCCGTTTCCCATATTCGGGAGCTACCTGCTTTGGGGGTGCCTTTTTCTAGCCTTGGAGGGAGTTTGGGCTCTGAAAAAGCTTTCTCCACCGCACAGAGGTTTgctttagaatttaaaatttattttaacgTTCACTTCGCAcgtttttttgagttccaaattctgccCCTCCCTCCTGAGACTCCCCTGCCCATGAAACAATTGGAGGGCCTAGAAGAGAAGCCTCTGGAGTCCTCAGGATTGTTGAAGTGGACACACAGAGGAATACCGTGGAAACCAGAGGAGTGGGgaaatgtttggtttttttaaggtCCCAAACTCCAGGTTAAGGATCTCTGAAAGGTCCCTCTACCTCCCGGGGCCAAGGAGAAGTCAGTGTGCCTCCACTGGAGGTAGGGCTTGACTAGAGAACAGGAACGAATGGGACTGAGAAGCAGAAAGAGGCCCATTAGTCCTGGGGCAACGCCTCAGATTTgcttggggaaaggagaaaaaggacatTTTCCTTTCTGGACTTCTTCCTCCCACTTCATTAGGACTTTATCAGCCTCCCTGGCTCTTCCCCCAGTCCCCAGAGCAGTGGAGGTTAGTCTGGGTTCACTCCTAGGGAAATCGGAGCCCCTCTTTCCTTTCAGGGGGTTTCCCCAGCCCAAGGAAAGAGGTGGGGGAACGCCGGTCTATTTGAGCCCCAGCCTCCCTGGGCCTGCGGCTGCCTccactccctcccccccactcacCTCTTTGGAGTTTTGAAAAGTTCATTTTGTGGATGGGGAAGTGGGGGCCGGTGAtcccagcagtctgtggggcCTTGGAGAAGCCACAGCACATCTGCAaagtaaaatgggggtggggCTGACTAAGCTCTACCTGTAAGTTCAGGGGGAGCGCTCGGATTTTGTGATACTGTACCCCAACTGCAGCCTGCCCCGGGTGCACGTGTGGCTGGAGGACTTGCTCCACTCCCTCAGCCCCGGACGCCCGAGAAAGGACGGGTCTGCGGGTGGTGGG contains these protein-coding regions:
- the ATP5F1B gene encoding ATP synthase subunit beta, mitochondrial; protein product: MLGLLGRAVATSASGALRGLGASAPLPQAQTLLRAAPAAVQPARDYAAAAPKGGAASGRIVAVIGAVVDVQFDEGLPPILNALEVQGRDTRLVLEVAQHLGESTVRTIAMDGTEGLVRGQKVLDSGAPIKIPVGPETLGRIMNVIGEPIDERGPIKTKQFAAIHAEAPEFMEMSVEQEILVTGIKVVDLLAPYAKGGKIGLFGGAGVGKTVLIMELINNVAKAHGGYSVFAGVGERTREGNDLYHEMIESGVINLKDATSKVALVYGQMNEPPGARARVALTGLTVAEYFRDQEGQDVLLFIDNIFRFTQAGSEVSALLGRIPSAVGYQPTLATDMGTMQERITTTKKGSITSVQAIYVPADDLTDPAPATTFAHLDATTVLSRAIAELGIYPAVDPLDSTSRIMDPNIVGNEHYDVARGVQKILQDYKSLQDIIAILGMDELSEEDKLTVSRARKIQRFLSQPFQVAEVFTGHMGKLVPLKETIKGFQQILAGQYDHLPEQAFYMVGPIEEAVTKAEKLAEEHS